Proteins encoded by one window of Epinephelus moara isolate mb chromosome 18, YSFRI_EMoa_1.0, whole genome shotgun sequence:
- the LOC126405959 gene encoding uncharacterized protein LOC126405959, with protein sequence MHWLPLVAMVIASALPFPHNPVSRIAAATTEPGFDNRREHHHDSAAHLAAPPVDYNFHGNASQTDYNMAATLSQNTNRQNLQNHKDYVKSSADEETSTFKVENQGTYQSNSNSGSDDKSSDTVDVPTEGGTLRTEDISQDNSLPKDYKADSSSRRDYSSFVDFSKKDNLQDPTERLLPVSTAETHNAVSPAANLKGQRGPEPTVPSEKLRDAPTVETGSTQTPGAGRGPAEESLNLEAGLGLGTGLDNILEGDEMFLDAHPRVLFSPSPSPPEHPPLLLMLETGLLEEDGEGEEQEDMDGHIEGHGDRAIDRSTTLSWADSSRVTEVARSVKRDKRSHLMDRRRGEKSVCEAESVWVTDKKTAIDSHGQKVTILQEIQTQTGPLKQYFYETRCREAEQTTNTGRSRAGAALKPVGTGVAGAGCLGVDKKQWVSECKAKQSYVRALTKDANNRTGWRWIRIDSSCVCVLLSRANQALGREVLTRRGRG encoded by the coding sequence ATGCACTGGCTTCCcctggttgccatggtgattgccTCGGCCCTGCCCTTCCCTCACAACCCCGTGTCCAGGATTGCTGCCGCAACGACAGAGCCTGGCTTTGACAACCGCAGAGAGCACCATCATGACTCGGCTGCTCACCTCGCAGCTCCCCCTGTGGACTACAACTTCCATGGAAATGCCTCACAAACGGACTACAACATGGCTGCTACCCTTAGCCAAAACACCAACAGACAAAACCTCCAGAACCATAAGGATTATGTGAAATCCTCCGCAGATGAAGAGACTTCCACGTTCAAAGTGGAGAATCAAGGAACCTACCAATCAAATAGCAACTCAGGCAGCGATGACAAAAGCAGTGACACTGTGGATGTTCCCACAGAAGGAGGAACACTCAGGACCGAGGATATTTCCCAGGATAATTCTCTACCAAAGGACTACaaagctgacagcagcagcaggagagatTACTCCAGTTTTGTGGACTTTTCCAAGAAGGACAATCTTCAGGACCCTACAGAAAGACTGCTGCCGGTTTCCACGGCGGAAACGCATAATGCAGTCAGTCCTGCTGCTAATCTAAAGGGTCAAAGAGGACCAGAACCAACTGTTCCCTCGGAAAAGCTCAGAGATGCACCTACAGTTGAGACAGGAAGCACGCAGACACCTGGGGCTGGAAGAGGTCCAGCTGAGGAGAGCTTGAACCTGGAGGCAGGGCTGGGTCTGGGGACCGGGCTGGACAATATCTTAGAAGGGGATGAGATGTTTCTGGACGCACATCCGCGAGTCCTGTTCTCACCTTCCCCGTCGCCTCCAGAGCACCCACCTCTCCTGCTCATGTTGGAAACCGGCCTGCTGGAGGAGGAcggggagggagaggagcaggaggacatGGACGGACACATTGAGGGTCACGGGGACCGGGCGATCGACAGGAGCACGACTCTGAGTTGGGCAGACTCTTCCAGAGTTACAGAGGTTGCCCGCTCTGTCAAAAGGGATAAACGCTCACACTTGATGGACAGAAGGAGAGGGGAAAAGTCAGTGTGCGAGGCAGAAAGTGTTTGGGTCACTGACAAGAAGACTGCCATCGACTCCCACGGTCAGAAGGTCACCATCTTACAGGAGATCCAGACGCAGACAGGACCACTCAAACAGTACTTCTATGAGACTCGTTGCCGCGAGGCCGAGCAGACAACCAACACTGGCAGGTCGAGGGCCGGCGCTGCACTTAAACCTGTTGGGACGGGCGTAGCCGGGGCTGGCTGCTTGGGCGTGGATAAAAAACAGTGGGTGAGCGAGTGCAAAGCCAAGCAGTCGTACGTCCGAGCGCTCACCAAAGACGCTAACAACAGAACCGGATGGAGGTGGATCCGCATCGACTcgtcctgtgtctgtgtgctgctgtccaGAGCCAATCAGGCGCTGGGAAGGGAGGTCTTGACGAGGAGGGGgagaggctga